The Alysiella filiformis sequence CCCGAACCGCAACCATAATCCAACACATTTTCTTTGCCGTTGAGGTTGTTGTCCAGCCATTTCAGGCACAAATGTGTGGTGGGGTGGCTGCCTGTACCAAATGCCAAACCGGGGTCAAGGCGCAAATTGATGGCATTTTTATTGGGGGTGTCGTGCCAAGTGGGGGTAATCCACAGGCGTTCGGAAATTTGAATGGGGTCAAATTGCGATTGGGTTAAGCGCACCCAATCTTGTTCAGCCAGCGTGTCCAATTCATAGGCAAATGTGGGCAGCGATAATTGTGAACAGGCAGCCTGAATGCAGCTTGCCACATCAGCTTGCGCGTCAAACAGGGCGACCAAAACGCTTTTTTGCCACATTTGTTGTTGTGGCATATCGGGTTCGCCGAAAATTTCTTCTTCGCCAGCTGTGCCAGCGTAAGCATCTTCAATGGCAACCGACAAAGCACCCAGTTCCATCAGCGATTCAGACAGGGATTCGGCAAATTGTTCGGATACAGGAATTTTGGCTTGTTGATAGGACATAGCTGAATGAACCAAATAAATAATCTAAAAGGGCGATAGTTTAACATTTTTTAAGCCAATTTTAAATGACCGATTGTTTATTGATGTGTTTTTGCGGTGAATTTGGGGCGTGATGTGATGTTTTTGTTTGAAAATACTTGCATTTTGCCATGGGCGTGTTTAGAATGGCACGTTTTCATTTTCTACCCAAATTTCATCAGGAGTAATACTTATGGCAAATAGCGCACAAGCCCGCAAACGCGCCCGTCAATCTTTGAAAGCTCGCGCCCACAACGCCAGCTTGCGTACCGCTTTCCGTACTGCGGTTAAAAAAGTGTTGAAAGCAGTTGAGGCTGGCGACAAAGCAGCAGCACAAGCCGCTTTCCAACAAAACACCAAAATCATTGACCGCATTGCC is a genomic window containing:
- the prmA gene encoding 50S ribosomal protein L11 methyltransferase; this translates as MSYQQAKIPVSEQFAESLSESLMELGALSVAIEDAYAGTAGEEEIFGEPDMPQQQMWQKSVLVALFDAQADVASCIQAACSQLSLPTFAYELDTLAEQDWVRLTQSQFDPIQISERLWITPTWHDTPNKNAINLRLDPGLAFGTGSHPTTHLCLKWLDNNLNGKENVLDYGCGSGILAIAALKLGAQNATGVDIDPQAIIASKDNALQNDVQATFVQPNELPDAQYDVVLANILANPLRMLGEMLASRTKQGGRIVLSGILAEQIDEMSAIYSQWFDLAPTEILDGWACISGRKKAA
- the rpsT gene encoding 30S ribosomal protein S20, translated to MANSAQARKRARQSLKARAHNASLRTAFRTAVKKVLKAVEAGDKAAAQAAFQQNTKIIDRIADKGVFHKNKAARHKSRLSAKIKAMA